The following proteins come from a genomic window of Paenibacillus sp. CAA11:
- the cmk gene encoding (d)CMP kinase has protein sequence MVSQSRHLNEKINIAIDGPAGAGKSTVARMVAKALSYVYVDTGAMYRAVTWVMLKSGISPEDEQQVLQTAQNLVIDLIPSEEGQKVLVDGKEVTREIRSLEVSSQVSRYAQIEGLRSLMVTLQRQMALRKGVVMDGRDIGTTVLPDAEVKVFMTADAAERARRRYLELKDTTNVSLEQLERDITERDRLDAGREISPLRQADDATLLDTTQMSIEEVAEAIVSMCRLYGMERSKG, from the coding sequence TTGGTGAGTCAATCGAGGCATCTTAACGAGAAAATCAACATTGCGATCGACGGACCCGCGGGGGCGGGTAAGAGTACGGTAGCTCGTATGGTCGCCAAAGCTCTATCTTATGTGTATGTCGATACCGGTGCTATGTACCGAGCAGTCACATGGGTAATGCTTAAGTCAGGCATTTCCCCTGAAGATGAACAACAAGTGCTTCAAACTGCTCAAAATCTGGTTATTGATTTAATACCATCAGAAGAAGGGCAAAAGGTTCTGGTGGATGGTAAGGAAGTTACCCGTGAAATCAGATCTTTAGAGGTAAGTTCCCAAGTGTCCCGATATGCGCAAATCGAGGGGCTGCGAAGTCTGATGGTTACCCTCCAGCGGCAAATGGCTTTGCGCAAAGGCGTCGTGATGGATGGACGCGATATCGGTACTACGGTGCTTCCAGATGCGGAAGTGAAGGTCTTTATGACCGCGGATGCAGCTGAACGCGCAAGAAGACGCTACCTTGAACTTAAGGATACGACGAATGTATCACTTGAACAGCTGGAACGCGATATCACCGAACGGGATCGTTTGGATGCTGGGCGGGAGATCTCGCCTCTCCGTCAAGCAGACGATGCTACACTTCTGGATACCACTCAGATGTCAATCGAAGAGGTTGCTGAGGCAATTGTATCCATGTGCAGATTGTATGGGATGGAGAGAAGCAAAGGATGA
- a CDS encoding stage VI sporulation protein F, producing the protein MSKNISKDALNAINKKTGKNISENAVKKLASTVKPSTLQSETQLRQLIKQVSSMANVPVSEQTINEIIVAVKKSGMNPHSMESLMKMMIKK; encoded by the coding sequence ATGAGTAAAAATATTTCCAAGGATGCACTGAATGCCATTAACAAGAAAACTGGAAAAAACATCAGTGAAAATGCTGTAAAAAAATTAGCTAGCACAGTCAAGCCATCTACGTTACAAAGTGAGACTCAATTGCGCCAGCTTATTAAGCAGGTATCTTCTATGGCTAATGTGCCCGTGTCGGAGCAGACCATCAATGAAATCATCGTTGCTGTGAAGAAGAGCGGCATGAATCCGCACAGTATGGAATCTTTGATGAAAATGATGATAAAAAAATAG
- the rpsA gene encoding 30S ribosomal protein S1, whose amino-acid sequence MSEEMKDQQETVEATNQDELEQIVSLKKGDTVRGTIVKVEDNQAYVSIGYKYDGVIPIRELSSVQLDSAAEAVQVGQEVEAKVVSINDEKESLVLSKRAIDSENAWDELQKRFDSQETFEVVVKDVVKGGIVVDVGVRGFIPASMVERHFVEDFSDYKGRTLRVKVKELDRENNKVILSQKDVLDEEFEVNKQKIMAELQEGQVIEGTVQRLTQFGAFVDVGGVDGLVHVSEIAWSHVDKPSDALSEGDQVKVKVLKVDPEKGKISLSIKAAQPGPWETAADQFNTGDIVTGEVKRLVNFGAFVEIAPGVEGLVHISQISHKHIGTPHEVLKEGQSVQVKILDVNPSEKRVSLSIKETEEAPAPAPKAERTSNKGHSAREELNNPNVSLSNQGMSITLGERFGDKLSKLK is encoded by the coding sequence ATGTCGGAAGAAATGAAAGATCAGCAAGAAACTGTAGAAGCGACAAATCAAGATGAATTGGAGCAAATCGTATCCTTGAAAAAAGGGGACACCGTCAGAGGAACGATCGTCAAAGTCGAAGATAATCAGGCTTATGTAAGCATCGGATATAAATATGACGGCGTTATTCCTATTCGTGAGTTGTCTTCAGTTCAGCTGGATTCCGCTGCTGAAGCTGTTCAAGTAGGACAAGAAGTAGAGGCAAAAGTCGTTAGCATCAATGATGAGAAGGAAAGCCTTGTTCTCTCCAAACGTGCGATCGACAGTGAGAATGCTTGGGATGAGCTGCAAAAGCGCTTTGACAGCCAAGAAACATTTGAAGTTGTCGTTAAAGACGTTGTTAAAGGCGGCATTGTAGTTGATGTTGGCGTTCGTGGTTTTATTCCTGCATCTATGGTTGAACGTCACTTTGTAGAAGATTTCAGCGATTACAAAGGTCGCACACTTCGCGTAAAAGTTAAAGAACTCGACCGCGAGAACAACAAAGTGATTCTGTCCCAGAAGGATGTTCTGGATGAAGAGTTCGAAGTTAACAAACAAAAGATAATGGCAGAACTCCAAGAAGGCCAAGTGATCGAAGGAACAGTTCAGCGTCTGACCCAATTCGGGGCATTTGTTGATGTAGGCGGTGTGGACGGACTGGTTCACGTGTCTGAAATTGCTTGGAGCCATGTCGATAAGCCATCTGACGCTCTGTCTGAAGGAGATCAAGTGAAAGTTAAAGTGCTTAAAGTTGACCCTGAGAAGGGCAAAATCAGCCTGAGCATTAAAGCCGCTCAACCAGGTCCTTGGGAGACGGCTGCGGATCAATTCAATACAGGTGACATCGTTACCGGTGAAGTTAAGCGTCTGGTGAACTTCGGCGCATTCGTAGAGATTGCTCCAGGGGTAGAAGGACTCGTTCATATTTCCCAAATTTCTCATAAACATATCGGAACACCGCATGAAGTGCTTAAAGAAGGTCAATCCGTTCAAGTTAAAATCCTTGACGTGAATCCTTCTGAGAAGCGTGTTAGCTTGAGCATCAAGGAAACAGAAGAAGCTCCGGCTCCAGCTCCTAAAGCAGAAAGAACCAGCAATAAGGGCCACTCTGCACGCGAAGAGCTGAACAATCCAAATGTTTCTCTCAGCAATCAAGGAATGAGCATTACCCTTGGTGAGCGCTTTGGTGATAAGCTGAGCAAATTGAAATAA
- a CDS encoding lysophospholipid acyltransferase family protein: protein MIYNFGRGLLRVLYKLLFRLEGHGLHHVPREGGVLLCSNHISNFDPPTIGILLKRKVHFMAKAELFNIPVLGWLFRELGAFPVKRGGVSKESIKTTLKLLRGGEIIGIFPEGTRSRTGEIGEGNKGAATFALRSDAVVIPVAIMGSYKLFRKMKVVYGPPVDLDEFRENPGTDAAELATARIMSEIVKLKSNNR from the coding sequence ATGATTTACAATTTTGGTCGCGGTCTATTAAGAGTCTTGTATAAATTGTTGTTTCGGTTGGAAGGCCATGGATTACATCATGTGCCCCGTGAGGGTGGTGTTCTGCTCTGTTCCAATCACATCAGCAATTTTGATCCGCCAACGATTGGTATTTTACTGAAGCGCAAGGTTCACTTTATGGCTAAGGCGGAGTTGTTCAACATTCCAGTGCTTGGCTGGTTATTTAGGGAGCTTGGTGCGTTTCCCGTCAAACGTGGCGGAGTCAGCAAGGAGTCTATTAAGACCACGCTCAAATTACTGCGGGGCGGAGAAATCATTGGGATATTCCCAGAAGGCACACGTTCCAGAACCGGCGAGATTGGTGAAGGCAACAAAGGTGCAGCAACCTTTGCTCTACGTAGTGATGCGGTTGTAATTCCTGTAGCGATTATGGGCAGCTATAAGCTGTTCCGCAAGATGAAAGTGGTTTATGGACCGCCAGTAGATCTTGATGAATTTCGTGAGAATCCCGGCACAGATGCGGCCGAACTTGCGACAGCAAGGATCATGTCAGAGATTGTTAAGCTCAAATCCAATAATCGTTAG
- a CDS encoding 2Fe-2S iron-sulfur cluster-binding protein, which produces MDVQITFLPQGKTVKVKQGTTVLSAARLARIHIATRCGGKASCMMCKVHTEPGAQNGLAALTAAEERKLGSLAGQGVRLACQAKLQGTATVRLPEDRLKAAIRRQLEQQEEDDLLW; this is translated from the coding sequence TTGGATGTACAAATTACTTTTCTGCCTCAAGGGAAGACAGTTAAAGTGAAACAGGGAACGACAGTGCTGTCTGCTGCAAGGCTTGCTAGAATTCATATTGCAACTCGCTGCGGGGGGAAGGCTTCATGTATGATGTGCAAGGTACATACAGAGCCGGGTGCACAGAATGGCTTGGCTGCGCTTACGGCTGCGGAAGAGCGTAAGCTCGGCTCGCTGGCTGGCCAGGGGGTTAGGCTGGCCTGCCAGGCTAAGCTTCAGGGGACTGCAACTGTAAGGCTTCCAGAAGATCGTCTAAAGGCGGCTATTCGCCGGCAGCTAGAGCAACAGGAAGAAGATGATTTGCTCTGGTAG
- a CDS encoding flagellar brake protein has product MYPKINDFVYIQVASREEQEGKVEYKSRISDTEEDAFLMEVPMEVGKNRLKRLYIGDELSVYFLTEEGVKNYFNTYVLGFTNDVVKQVRIRKPEPGSITKVQRRDFLRVVAELEIAVKLKDDTRFVTRTEDVGGGGVSFYVDSNYVIAEGDLMDCWLLIPYKNGSLEHVPFEAEVVRKKKLESGRELVMLKFIGITDFERQKLIRYCFERQFDFRNR; this is encoded by the coding sequence CAGGAGGGAAAGGTGGAATATAAGTCTCGTATTTCTGATACGGAGGAGGACGCCTTTCTCATGGAGGTTCCCATGGAGGTCGGAAAGAACCGACTTAAACGGCTGTACATAGGGGATGAACTTTCCGTTTACTTCCTCACTGAAGAGGGGGTCAAGAATTACTTTAATACGTATGTGCTTGGCTTTACGAATGATGTAGTGAAACAGGTTCGCATCCGTAAGCCCGAGCCGGGATCGATTACGAAGGTCCAGCGCAGAGATTTCCTTAGGGTAGTTGCTGAACTTGAAATCGCTGTTAAGCTAAAGGACGACACCCGCTTCGTTACTCGCACCGAGGATGTCGGCGGCGGTGGAGTGTCCTTTTATGTGGACAGTAATTATGTGATTGCAGAAGGAGATTTGATGGACTGCTGGCTCTTAATTCCTTATAAGAACGGATCTCTTGAGCATGTTCCTTTTGAAGCGGAGGTTGTCCGCAAGAAGAAGTTGGAGTCTGGGCGAGAGCTAGTTATGCTTAAATTTATCGGGATCACTGATTTTGAAAGACAGAAATTAATCAGATACTGCTTTGAAAGACAGTTTGATTTTAGGAATCGATGA
- the spoIVA gene encoding stage IV sporulation protein A, which produces MEKVDIFKDIAERTGGDIYLGVVGAVRTGKSTFIKRFMETVVLPNISSEADRVRAVDELPQSAAGKTIMTTEPKFVPNNAVQIKVAEGLEVNVRLVDCVGYAVEGAKGYEDENGPRMISTPWFEEPIPFQEAAEIGTRKVIQEHSTLGVVITTDGTVADIPRYSYVESEERVVNELKEVGKPFVLVINSAKPRSEEALQLRSELAAKYDIPVLTLSAATMSEEDVTGVLREVLYEFPVHEVNVNLPSWVMVLNDNHWLRSNYENSVRDTVKDIRRLRDVERVVGSFMEYDFIDHAGLSGLNMGQGVAEIDLYAPDDLYDRILTEVVGVEIRGKDHLLQLMQEFTHAKREYDRFAEALEMVKTTGYGIAAPSLAEMALDEPELIRQGSRFGVRLKATAPSIHMIRVDVESEFAPIIGTEKQSEELVRYLMQDFENDPIKIWESDIFGRSLHSIVREGIQGKIALMPDNARYKLQETLGRIINEGSGGLIAIIL; this is translated from the coding sequence TTGGAGAAAGTAGACATTTTTAAAGACATTGCCGAACGTACCGGAGGAGATATTTATCTGGGCGTAGTTGGAGCGGTTCGCACAGGCAAGTCAACATTTATTAAGCGGTTTATGGAAACGGTGGTACTTCCTAATATTTCTAGTGAAGCTGACCGGGTCCGGGCAGTAGATGAGCTGCCGCAAAGCGCGGCAGGTAAGACAATTATGACTACAGAGCCCAAATTCGTTCCGAACAATGCAGTTCAAATTAAGGTTGCAGAAGGACTTGAGGTGAATGTTCGGCTGGTTGATTGTGTAGGATATGCCGTCGAGGGAGCTAAAGGCTATGAGGACGAGAATGGGCCAAGAATGATCTCTACACCTTGGTTTGAAGAGCCGATCCCGTTCCAAGAAGCTGCTGAGATTGGTACGCGCAAGGTCATCCAGGAGCATTCTACACTGGGTGTTGTGATCACTACAGACGGTACAGTTGCCGACATTCCCCGATATTCATATGTAGAGTCGGAGGAACGGGTTGTTAATGAATTAAAGGAGGTTGGCAAGCCGTTCGTGCTTGTCATCAACTCAGCCAAACCGCGCAGTGAGGAGGCACTTCAGCTTCGCAGTGAGCTTGCGGCGAAGTACGATATTCCTGTGCTGACCTTAAGTGCGGCTACAATGAGTGAAGAAGACGTAACTGGCGTACTCCGCGAAGTGCTGTATGAGTTCCCTGTGCACGAGGTTAATGTCAATCTGCCAAGTTGGGTCATGGTGCTAAACGATAATCACTGGCTGCGCAGTAATTATGAGAATTCTGTGCGAGACACTGTGAAGGATATCCGGCGTTTGCGCGATGTGGAGCGGGTAGTCGGAAGCTTTATGGAATATGATTTCATCGACCATGCAGGCTTGAGTGGTTTGAATATGGGGCAAGGCGTTGCGGAAATTGATCTTTATGCGCCGGATGATTTATATGATCGGATTCTGACCGAAGTGGTCGGGGTTGAGATTCGAGGGAAGGACCACTTGCTGCAATTGATGCAGGAATTTACACATGCCAAGCGGGAATATGATCGGTTTGCCGAGGCCCTGGAAATGGTGAAGACGACGGGCTATGGTATTGCAGCTCCATCGCTAGCTGAGATGGCGCTGGATGAGCCGGAATTGATCCGCCAAGGCTCCAGATTTGGGGTTAGACTGAAGGCAACAGCTCCTTCGATTCATATGATCCGCGTCGATGTGGAATCCGAATTTGCCCCGATTATTGGAACTGAGAAGCAGAGCGAAGAGCTCGTACGCTACTTGATGCAGGATTTTGAGAATGATCCAATTAAAATTTGGGAATCCGATATATTTGGCCGCTCCCTGCATTCGATTGTCAGGGAAGGTATCCAGGGCAAGATTGCGCTCATGCCGGATAATGCCCGGTATAAGCTGCAGGAGACGCTGGGACGTATCATCAACGAAGGTTCGGGTGGTTTGATTGCGATAATCCTTTAA
- the plsY gene encoding glycerol-3-phosphate 1-O-acyltransferase PlsY, translated as MVIFSILAVVISYLLGSISFSVLLAKALKGIDIRQHGSGNAGATNTLRTLGKGPAVLVLMLDILKGIAGVWLGIWLGNGSEWVPALCGIAVIIGHNWPVYFRFRGGKGIASTIGVMATLFFFPALYAGIIAILSIVFTRFVSLGSLIFVLLTPVFLLFTGEHGPYLWTSLIICVFAFWRHRSNIVKLIQGRENKLGSKGGKRVV; from the coding sequence ATGGTTATTTTTTCAATATTGGCTGTGGTCATCAGTTATCTGCTGGGTTCCATCAGCTTCAGTGTTCTGTTGGCCAAAGCGCTTAAGGGAATTGATATTCGCCAGCACGGCAGTGGAAATGCGGGAGCTACGAATACGCTGCGAACACTAGGAAAAGGGCCTGCAGTTCTTGTCCTTATGCTCGATATTCTAAAAGGAATTGCAGGTGTATGGCTGGGGATCTGGCTTGGCAATGGATCTGAATGGGTGCCAGCGCTTTGTGGAATCGCTGTAATCATCGGCCATAACTGGCCGGTGTATTTCCGGTTCCGCGGCGGAAAGGGCATTGCCTCAACTATAGGTGTGATGGCAACCCTTTTCTTCTTCCCAGCCTTATACGCCGGGATTATTGCGATTCTATCCATCGTGTTTACACGATTCGTCTCGCTTGGTTCCTTGATCTTTGTGTTGTTGACGCCGGTTTTCCTTCTATTTACCGGTGAACACGGGCCATATTTATGGACCAGTCTCATTATCTGCGTGTTTGCCTTCTGGCGGCATCGCAGTAATATCGTAAAGCTGATTCAGGGTCGTGAGAACAAACTGGGATCCAAAGGAGGGAAACGGGTTGTTTAA
- the der gene encoding ribosome biogenesis GTPase Der: protein MARPVVAIVGRPNVGKSTIFNRIIGDRLAIVEDKPGITRDRIYGIAEWNGKPFSIIDTGGIEIDGEDTILKSIRAQAELAIEEADVIIFMCDAKAGVTQSDEEVATLLYRSGKPVLMAVNKVDNLNRVDHIYEFYNLGFGDPIAVSGSHGTGVGDLLDAIVDNLPVIEEEEYDEDVIRVALIGRPNVGKSSLVNAILGEERVIVSDIAGTTRDAIDTPFEKDGQRYVLIDTAGMRKRGKVYETTEKYSVMRALKAIERSDVVLVVINGEEGIIEQDKHIAGYAYEAGKASLFVVNKWDVVEKNDKTMQEFERKIRDHFLFMTYAPVVFLSAKTKQRLHKLLPVVQHVSEQHAKRVQTHLLNDVVSDAVAINPPPTDKGRRLRINYVTQVAVKPPTIVVFVNDPELMHFSYERYLENKIRAAFDFDGTPIRLFTRRKSDEG, encoded by the coding sequence ATGGCAAGACCGGTAGTGGCCATTGTCGGCCGACCTAATGTGGGGAAATCTACGATCTTTAACCGCATTATCGGCGACAGATTAGCCATTGTAGAAGACAAGCCGGGAATAACCCGGGATAGAATTTATGGTATTGCAGAATGGAACGGCAAGCCCTTCAGCATTATTGACACGGGAGGGATTGAGATTGACGGTGAGGATACGATTCTGAAATCGATTCGTGCACAGGCTGAGCTCGCTATTGAAGAAGCCGACGTCATTATCTTTATGTGTGACGCAAAGGCCGGTGTTACCCAATCCGATGAGGAAGTTGCAACCCTGCTGTATCGGTCGGGAAAACCGGTTCTCATGGCTGTTAATAAAGTGGATAATTTAAATCGGGTTGATCACATTTATGAGTTCTACAACCTGGGCTTTGGTGATCCTATCGCTGTGTCAGGAAGCCATGGAACTGGCGTTGGAGATTTGCTGGACGCTATTGTAGACAATCTTCCAGTAATTGAAGAAGAAGAATATGATGAAGATGTGATTCGTGTCGCACTTATCGGCCGCCCGAATGTAGGGAAGTCCTCGCTAGTCAACGCCATTCTTGGCGAAGAGCGAGTAATCGTAAGCGACATCGCGGGAACTACGAGGGATGCGATCGATACCCCATTTGAGAAGGACGGGCAGCGATATGTGCTCATCGATACGGCAGGCATGCGCAAGCGCGGTAAGGTCTATGAGACGACAGAGAAATACAGCGTGATGCGGGCATTGAAGGCGATTGAACGCTCTGATGTTGTCTTGGTCGTGATTAACGGCGAGGAAGGCATTATTGAGCAGGACAAGCATATCGCCGGTTACGCATATGAGGCTGGGAAAGCGTCTCTGTTTGTTGTGAATAAGTGGGATGTTGTAGAGAAGAATGACAAGACCATGCAGGAATTTGAACGCAAGATTCGGGATCATTTCCTGTTTATGACCTATGCCCCTGTGGTGTTCCTATCCGCGAAGACCAAACAACGTCTTCATAAGCTACTTCCAGTTGTCCAGCATGTATCGGAGCAGCATGCGAAGCGCGTTCAGACACATCTGCTCAATGATGTCGTGTCGGATGCAGTTGCAATCAACCCACCGCCTACAGATAAAGGACGGCGGCTGCGTATTAACTATGTAACCCAGGTTGCGGTGAAGCCTCCGACGATCGTCGTTTTCGTGAATGATCCGGAGTTGATGCACTTCTCTTATGAACGCTATTTAGAGAACAAAATTCGCGCCGCATTTGATTTTGACGGGACACCGATCCGATTGTTCACTCGGCGCAAGTCTGATGAAGGTTAG
- a CDS encoding NAD(P)H-dependent glycerol-3-phosphate dehydrogenase: MFNKAAVLVAGSWGTALASVLADNGVEVALWTRNKNQAEQVNHEHRNEHYLPGVTLSPNIHATTDMGEALKGAEAVVMVAPSSAVRSVSRELKKYWQPDMLVLHATKGFETESMKRISTVISEELDCPEGQIVVLSGPSHAEEVVKRCPTTVVVASQEEIQAKRAQELFMNSYFRVYTNRDVIGVELAGALKNIIALGAGMSDGLGFGDNAKAALLTRGLAEITRIGVEMGANPLTFAGLAGVGDLVVTATSQHSRNWRAGYLLGQGKPLDEVLESMGMVVEGIRTTKAAHEISEQYGVQMPIARQLYHVLFEGLQVRTAVEALMGRDPKTEMEVMSLETWEQWHT; encoded by the coding sequence TTGTTTAATAAGGCAGCTGTTTTGGTAGCAGGTAGCTGGGGTACGGCTCTGGCAAGCGTACTGGCAGATAACGGCGTTGAGGTGGCTTTATGGACCCGGAATAAGAATCAGGCAGAACAAGTAAATCATGAGCATCGGAATGAGCATTATTTGCCTGGAGTAACATTGTCGCCCAATATTCATGCGACAACCGATATGGGAGAGGCGCTGAAGGGGGCTGAAGCCGTCGTAATGGTGGCCCCATCTTCTGCTGTTAGGTCGGTCTCCAGGGAGCTGAAGAAGTATTGGCAGCCAGATATGCTTGTTCTTCACGCAACAAAAGGCTTCGAAACAGAAAGTATGAAGCGGATTTCTACGGTTATTTCTGAAGAATTGGACTGTCCAGAGGGCCAGATCGTTGTATTGTCCGGTCCCAGCCATGCTGAAGAAGTGGTTAAGCGATGTCCCACTACTGTAGTTGTAGCATCGCAGGAGGAGATCCAAGCTAAGCGTGCTCAGGAATTATTTATGAATTCATACTTTCGTGTTTATACGAATCGTGATGTGATAGGTGTTGAGCTTGCAGGCGCCTTGAAGAATATCATTGCACTAGGTGCAGGCATGTCGGATGGGCTGGGCTTTGGGGATAATGCCAAAGCTGCTTTGCTTACCCGCGGGCTTGCTGAAATTACCCGGATCGGCGTCGAAATGGGTGCCAATCCTTTAACGTTTGCGGGATTGGCTGGGGTGGGCGACCTTGTCGTTACAGCTACAAGCCAGCACAGCCGGAATTGGCGCGCTGGCTACCTTCTAGGCCAAGGTAAACCGCTGGATGAGGTGCTTGAATCCATGGGAATGGTTGTCGAGGGAATTCGCACGACCAAGGCGGCCCATGAAATTTCTGAGCAGTATGGGGTCCAGATGCCGATTGCTCGTCAGCTCTATCACGTTCTATTTGAGGGACTTCAGGTGCGTACTGCCGTTGAGGCTCTAATGGGACGTGACCCTAAGACAGAGATGGAGGTCATGTCACTCGAAACTTGGGAGCAGTGGCATACCTGA